Proteins from a genomic interval of Nocardioidaceae bacterium:
- a CDS encoding DUF4212 domain-containing protein, translating into MDDAPDDNWRQEYWRRNLRLMAVLLTVWALVSFGAGILFVDPLNNIVIAGFPLGFWFAQQGSIITFIAIIAIYVLRMDKLDAEFGVEELEQTPGTAQGGAH; encoded by the coding sequence ATGGACGACGCACCGGACGACAACTGGCGCCAGGAGTACTGGCGCAGGAACCTCAGACTGATGGCGGTGCTGCTCACCGTGTGGGCCCTGGTGAGCTTCGGCGCCGGCATCCTGTTCGTGGACCCGCTCAACAACATCGTCATCGCGGGCTTCCCGCTGGGCTTCTGGTTCGCCCAGCAGGGCTCGATCATCACGTTCATCGCGATCATCGCGATCTACGTGCTCCGCATGGACAAGCTCGACGCCGAGTTCGGCGTCGAGGAGCTCGAGCAGACCCCGGGCACGGCGCAGGGGGGTGCGCACTGA